The segment ATGTCGTCCTGAGGTGTACTGACTACCACGATGAGGGGCGTAGAGCGGAACTTCTCGTAGGCAAAGCGGGCCTCACCGGGGATGTCTATGCCGTTAAGGATGAACTGCTCTCCTGTTTCGCTTGGGACGGGGTTCTTCACCATGGCCTTCACGAGCATGCCAACGGTACTATCTTCCTTTTCCCACTTCACAAACCTGGCCAGCTCGCGCCGGAGGCCTGGCATGGTGACGGCGGTGCGGAGGCCACGGCCTGCCATCTCCGCAATTTGTTCCTTGTCTTCAACAGAATCGATGAAATGAAGGGTTACATTCTCTTCCCGAGGCATATCGCCAAGGGTTTTGAGTGTAGTTTCTGCCAGCGGTTCCGGCTGGTAGAGGCCGCGGTTGGTGTGCCGTTTTGTCATGCCGGTAAAGGCGGGGTTGTCACTTTTTGCGCCAGCCCATGTCACGGTAAGTGGAATTTCCAATTGGCTTAGTGGGACGGAGAGGGGAATTTTGCCCATGTGCACAGCAAAACCAAAGTGCTCGGCGGCGCAGGCGAAGTTTTCCACGAAAGCACCCAGTGATACTGTGGTGAGTCGAGGTATTCCAGCGGTAGCTAGTTCCAGGTTTGGACGTACAATTATGCCATCTTCCAAAATGGCCACATCCCATGGCTGGTTGTTGTGTGCGGAGGGCGCAAGGGCGGCAAATTGCAGCCAAAAACTGAGCTTTTCACGCAGTGTCCATCCCTCATTGTACGCATCTACGTCAAAATCCCAGGCGCTCATAGGGGATCCTCCAGGCGGTTAAAGATGAGGTCAAAGCCAAGGTCAAATTCGTCAGTCAAACGCTGCCGTTCAGCCGTTGCCTTGGAGGAATTGAAGCTTGGGTCAATGTCGCGGTCAAAGTGTACCGTGTAACGGCCGGATGGCATCTCTTCGCCGGTCAGAATGCGCCGTGCGGTATAGCTGGTGGCTGCCCCGGAGAGAATGGCGGCGTTGCCTAGCTGGGGCCACGAGGGCAGCGTTTGGCCTACCTGCATGAGGGAGTACTGGGTGCGAGGGGTGATATCTGAACCAACAATGGCGCTGGCCAGTTTTACCTTTTCAGAGTTAGGCATGGTGGCGCTTGCCCGGCTAAGGAGTTCCTCGTCTGCACGCCCGTGGAAGAGAGGCCGGTCTGGCTCCAGGTCAAAGCGCTCCACATCGATAATAGTGTTGTCCCCGTTGTCTGTGGCCATGATTACAGGCACGCCCAGCTCCCGTGCTTTGCGACGGGTAAGCACCTTGAGAAGGATGTCATCCACCTCTTCAATGAAAAGATCTAGTTTGCCACCTTCAACAAAGAAAGCATCCAGCTTTTCTTCGGTGACACCATCCCAGAAGGGCACCAGCTCTGCGTAGGGGTTAATCTCATAGACCCGCCGCATGGCGGCAGTCAGCTTGGGAACCGTCAGGTCACACACAGAACCAAAGAGGCGGTTCAGGTTGGTGATGGACAGGGTGTCGTGATCGGCCAGGCGAAGGTGCTTGCCGCCTCCGGAAAGGACGAGGGCATTCAGGACGGACGAGCCCACGCTCATGCCTGCAATGCCAATCTTTGCGCCGTAGAAAGCCCGTTGCTCCTCTTCTGTGATGAGGAACTTGTTGCGTGCAGTACGGAGCTCGTGGAAGGTTTCTTCATCTGGCAGGTGAACCAGGGTGTTCTTCCAGGGAAAGTAGGCCCATTGGGATTTTTCTTCCACCTGAGGGGCGCCCCAGGCATCCGTATCCCAAGCGGCGCGGGTTGCCTTGGCTTCGGAAGAGCCAGGCATGAGGTGGGGGAAGCGGATCTTAAAGAGGTCATCCAGCGCTTCAGGCATGGCCTCAATGACCAGCGGCGCATGTTCCTCCTTGAGGGCAGCTAGCGCCGGGTCATCCACACGGTAGAATTGTGGCGTTACTGCTTGCTGGTCCATCGGTGTTTGATCTTTATCTCAAATTCCGGGGCGCCATAAGCCAAGAGGTGGATGCGTGGCCGGGCCTTGGCTCCCATTTCGCTGTAGAGCTTGTTGTACTCGCTGTTGTACTTACGCAGGCTGCCCATGACGGCTTCTTGTATCTCAAACGCCAGTGACTCGCTCTGTTTCTTGTCGCGCCGGAGCTCCACATAGAGGTGGAGGGTCTGGTTCTGCTTGCGGTCGTACTCGCTGCGCAAGACAAATTTTCCGGTAATACGTTCCTGGAGCTCGTGACTCTCTAGTCCATATTTAATGTTCTCCGGAAAGATATCGAGGGCGTAAAAGGTGGTGGAAACATCGGAGCGGCCGTAGAGTGCCAGGTATTGGTCATAGCCGTGTGCCTGGATAAGGTCTGCGGGTATTTCTATGTCAGATTCAGCCAGGGCAGCCGTCAGCTCCTCTCCTGTAATAAGGCGGCCTTCGTCGTTGATCTTGTACCTAATGAGCGGCATGGCGTTGTCCGCAGTAAAGAGAAGGTAGTTCTTGTTGGTCTCAAAGTAGCGCATGTCCGGTCGGTAGCCCACCAGCGTTGGAAGGAGGGTTGCCTGAGGGAAGAGGCTTTTCATGAGGGCCTCATTTTCTACGATTTTCCGGCGGGCAAAGATGGAGAACGGATTCTCAAATCCCATGATCCCGGCATCGGCCGTACCGTAAATGCCTACCGAGGCGGTGATGTCGTTCTGCTTGCCAATCTTCTTCAAGACATAATCCCGCCACATTTCCGAGTAGTTCTCGCCGGCAAAGAGGAGGGAGACATTGAGGGTAGTGAGGGGTGCGCCTGCCTCTTCCGCATCGTCCAGCACGTCTTTGACAAAGGGAGGGTACCCAGCAATGACGGTACGCTCAAAGTGAGGAGCCAGGTTCTTGAGGATGTGGATGATCTCACCCTTGTTGATGCCAGGGGTGACCAGGGAGATGTGGTGGTCTTCTTCGGCCAGCTTAAGAATTCCGGTGAACATGTAGGTGCCGGCAATCCAGGTGCCCATGGCGTACGCAATAATGACCAGTGTTTTCTCTTCGTGGGACTTATAGCTTGTCCGGAAGAGGGTGTTGTTGAGTTCAACGGATTGGCGGGTGGCAATGTCGTTCCTAAACCAGAAAGAGGGCGTGCCGCTGGAGCCGGAACTCATGGAGACCACATGGCCCGTGGTAACATCGCCATCTTTTAGGAGATCAGGAAGGGGGTACGCTTTGAGGTAGTTCTCCTTGGTGACAGGGGGGACAACCGAAAAGTCCTCGGGAGTGGTCACCTTTTCCGGGTCAATGCTGTTCTTTACCAAAAAGTCACGGTACGCAGGTACCCTGGTAGCTGCTTCTTGAAATGTAGCCAGTGCCTCAGCAAAACCAGCAGGATGCGGATTCGTTTTCATGAGTACTTTAAGCGTACGGGATAAAGGGGTCATAGGGCAATTGTCATCCACTTTCTTTTGTCTGCGGGTACCTTCTGCTAGCATGAGAGAACTATGTCCCGAATCGTTACTGGTATCCAATCTACGGGGAACATTCACCTCGGAAACTACATTGGCGCAATGCGCCCTTTTGTGGAGCTGCAGAATTCCCACGAATGCTTTGTCTTCGTGGCCGATTTGCATGCGTTGAACGGTGTCCATGATCCCAAGGTGCTGCAAGAAAATGTCATGGTTATTGCCAAGGCCTACCTGGCCGTAGGCCTAGACCCTGAGAAGGTGACTATCTTCCGCCAATCAGCAGTTCAGGAGCATGCGGAGCTGGCAGTGATACTGGCGCCTTTCACTAGTCATGGTCTTTTGGAGCGTGCGCATGCCTACAAGGATGCGGTGGCCAAGGGGAAACCGGTGAATGCCGGCCTCTTCTACTACCCTGTGCTTATGGCTGCCGATATTTTGCTCTACAAACCTGAACTTGTTCCCGTTGGGGCAGATCAACAGCAGCACTTGGAAATGACGCGTGAGATAGCGGAGCGGTTCAACCATGTGTATGGCGAGACCTTCCCGCTTCCCAAGGCGCACCTTATGGGCAGCGAAGAGCACATCCTCAAGGGGTTGGATGGCCGC is part of the Verrucomicrobiia bacterium genome and harbors:
- a CDS encoding ThiF family adenylyltransferase — its product is MDQQAVTPQFYRVDDPALAALKEEHAPLVIEAMPEALDDLFKIRFPHLMPGSSEAKATRAAWDTDAWGAPQVEEKSQWAYFPWKNTLVHLPDEETFHELRTARNKFLITEEEQRAFYGAKIGIAGMSVGSSVLNALVLSGGGKHLRLADHDTLSITNLNRLFGSVCDLTVPKLTAAMRRVYEINPYAELVPFWDGVTEEKLDAFFVEGGKLDLFIEEVDDILLKVLTRRKARELGVPVIMATDNGDNTIIDVERFDLEPDRPLFHGRADEELLSRASATMPNSEKVKLASAIVGSDITPRTQYSLMQVGQTLPSWPQLGNAAILSGAATSYTARRILTGEEMPSGRYTVHFDRDIDPSFNSSKATAERQRLTDEFDLGFDLIFNRLEDPL
- a CDS encoding phenylacetate--CoA ligase family protein produces the protein MKTNPHPAGFAEALATFQEAATRVPAYRDFLVKNSIDPEKVTTPEDFSVVPPVTKENYLKAYPLPDLLKDGDVTTGHVVSMSSGSSGTPSFWFRNDIATRQSVELNNTLFRTSYKSHEEKTLVIIAYAMGTWIAGTYMFTGILKLAEEDHHISLVTPGINKGEIIHILKNLAPHFERTVIAGYPPFVKDVLDDAEEAGAPLTTLNVSLLFAGENYSEMWRDYVLKKIGKQNDITASVGIYGTADAGIMGFENPFSIFARRKIVENEALMKSLFPQATLLPTLVGYRPDMRYFETNKNYLLFTADNAMPLIRYKINDEGRLITGEELTAALAESDIEIPADLIQAHGYDQYLALYGRSDVSTTFYALDIFPENIKYGLESHELQERITGKFVLRSEYDRKQNQTLHLYVELRRDKKQSESLAFEIQEAVMGSLRKYNSEYNKLYSEMGAKARPRIHLLAYGAPEFEIKIKHRWTSKQ
- the trpS gene encoding tryptophan--tRNA ligase: MSRIVTGIQSTGNIHLGNYIGAMRPFVELQNSHECFVFVADLHALNGVHDPKVLQENVMVIAKAYLAVGLDPEKVTIFRQSAVQEHAELAVILAPFTSHGLLERAHAYKDAVAKGKPVNAGLFYYPVLMAADILLYKPELVPVGADQQQHLEMTREIAERFNHVYGETFPLPKAHLMGSEEHILKGLDGRKMSKSYDNVIGIFDAPDIIRQKVARIVTDSKRPEEPKDPATDTLFSIYRHVASPEAVAELYERYTQGGIGYKEAKDLLAEAVIAYVAPMQAKKAELDQDEDGVRAILENGAMRARAVAEQTVREVKEKIGLLP